From one Melioribacteraceae bacterium genomic stretch:
- a CDS encoding FG-GAP-like repeat-containing protein translates to MYKAIILILFISSFISAQTFEPVEVGPVVEDGGDSRAVNWIDYDNDGDLDLFITNGPRNGQNNFFYENNGDGTFTKITDIAIVLDNSASDGSTWGDIDNDGDLDLYVANWWGQSNKFYLNNGDKTFTEITGELINASNSYSETASWGDFNNDGYLDLLVANSDGNRRNLLFQNNGDNTFTKISSGNVVTDAHYTRDVDWVDINGDGLQDIYVTNESGQNNALYINNGDGTFEKVTDINIVQDSKSSWSSNWIDYDNDGDFDLFYTNWNGQNNSLYQNNGDGTFTQITDGDIVNDGGHSSGSDWGDIDNDGDLDLYVGNAFASTETNNFMYINNGDGTFTKVENEITNVGGWTYGVSFGDLNRDGYLDLAIAKCYSATENNALFINTTGNSNNWIIIRLDADSDAQLNNRVGIGAIVRIKTNIDGKNVWQARRIEGQNGYCAQNLEAHFGLGKASSIDSVIVEWPSGLIQVYDNVELNSVNSLKEDIDLSVEDDRSVQNDFTLFQNYPNPFNPTTTISYNLSKAGNVKIVVYDLLGNKVTELVNQYSSPGLYSVLWKGNTSTGETVSSGVYFYSMYFGELKSSKKMFLVK, encoded by the coding sequence ATGTATAAAGCTATAATTCTAATCTTGTTCATTTCTTCATTCATATCGGCTCAAACTTTCGAGCCTGTCGAAGTCGGTCCGGTTGTTGAGGACGGAGGGGATTCTCGCGCAGTTAACTGGATCGACTACGACAATGACGGTGATCTCGATCTCTTCATCACAAACGGTCCGCGCAACGGTCAAAACAATTTCTTTTATGAAAATAATGGTGACGGTACTTTCACTAAAATTACAGATATCGCAATTGTTTTGGATAATTCCGCATCGGACGGAAGCACTTGGGGAGACATTGATAATGATGGTGATCTCGATCTATACGTTGCAAATTGGTGGGGTCAATCAAACAAATTTTATCTAAATAACGGTGATAAAACTTTTACAGAAATTACCGGTGAACTAATCAATGCAAGTAATTCATATTCAGAAACCGCAAGTTGGGGGGATTTTAATAATGACGGTTATCTTGATTTGCTTGTAGCTAACAGCGACGGAAACAGAAGAAATTTACTTTTCCAAAATAACGGCGATAACACATTTACTAAAATTAGTTCCGGTAATGTTGTAACAGATGCACATTATACACGCGATGTCGATTGGGTCGATATCAACGGTGACGGCTTGCAAGACATTTATGTTACAAATGAATCCGGTCAAAATAATGCGCTTTATATAAATAACGGTGACGGTACATTCGAAAAAGTTACCGACATTAATATTGTTCAAGACAGTAAATCATCGTGGAGCAGCAATTGGATTGATTACGACAACGACGGTGATTTTGATCTCTTCTATACAAACTGGAACGGTCAAAACAACTCTCTTTATCAAAATAACGGAGACGGAACATTTACCCAAATTACCGATGGCGATATAGTTAATGACGGCGGACATTCTTCCGGAAGTGATTGGGGTGATATAGATAATGACGGCGATCTAGATCTATACGTAGGTAATGCTTTTGCATCAACTGAAACGAATAATTTTATGTATATAAATAATGGTGACGGTACATTTACAAAAGTTGAAAATGAAATTACGAATGTCGGCGGTTGGACTTACGGTGTGAGCTTTGGTGATCTTAATCGAGATGGTTATCTAGATCTTGCAATAGCAAAATGCTACAGCGCAACCGAGAACAACGCACTATTTATTAACACAACCGGAAATAGTAATAATTGGATTATTATTAGACTTGATGCCGATTCGGATGCACAGCTTAACAACCGTGTCGGAATAGGTGCTATCGTTAGAATAAAAACAAATATTGACGGGAAGAATGTTTGGCAGGCAAGAAGAATTGAAGGACAAAACGGTTATTGCGCACAAAATTTAGAAGCTCACTTTGGATTAGGTAAGGCATCAAGTATTGACTCAGTAATTGTTGAATGGCCAAGCGGTTTAATTCAGGTTTACGATAATGTTGAATTAAATTCAGTTAATTCTCTTAAAGAAGATATTGACTTAAGCGTTGAAGATGATAGATCAGTACAAAATGATTTTACTCTATTTCAGAATTACCCTAACCCTTTTAATCCAACTACTACAATAAGTTATAACCTTTCAAAAGCGGGTAATGTAAAAATTGTTGTTTATGATTTACTGGGCAACAAAGTTACAGAGCTGGTAAATCAATACAGCTCTCCGGGTCTTTATTCCGTTTTATGGAAGGGGAATACAAGCACCGGGGAAACGGTCTCCTCCGGTGTTTATTTTTACTCTATGTATTTTGGGGAACTAAAAAGCTCTAAAAAAATGTTTCTTGTTAAGTAG